One part of the Terrimicrobium sacchariphilum genome encodes these proteins:
- a CDS encoding glucan biosynthesis protein encodes MTPLRNLKRLLALSVGAFLLMDLRAADSDLTYSDPVPFSFDTLVDNARTLAKSEYQTPEIPEEDLVHAIDYLQHGRIRFKQEDDLWLGPNKQFAVSFFHVGRFFRVPVRMNVVEKGQAREMFAGPNAFEIPSDSPAAQMKGQRRIAGFKIQEDKNGKLDWRSNDWLAFLGVSYFRSIGELYQYGLSARGIAVNTANPNPPFNEEFPMFTSFWFESPTDPSTSVTIYALMEGPSVTGAFRFDVSRQKAVIMNVQAKIFVRKSIARLGLAPLTSMFWYSETARLPITDWRPEVHDSDGLAIEKSNGEFIWRPLNNPPRLAISAFIDENPKGFGLLQRDRNFHNYLEDGAYERRPSLWVDIDGNWGKGAVQLLELPTDAEDEDNIVAFWVPEQPAEPGAEFDLKYRLTWAAEEPNHPNLARCVATRLVREPQKRWPENQQRFIVEFQGGPLADLKAGELPQVDVWSSKGKIFGTSILPLPAAGKNWYRVQFTLEDFPKDQPTELRLTLQKDGKQISETWLYQFFPEFVGSK; translated from the coding sequence GTGACACCCTTGCGGAATCTCAAGCGCCTCCTCGCCTTAAGCGTGGGGGCGTTTCTGCTCATGGACCTGCGTGCGGCGGATTCGGATCTGACGTATAGCGATCCCGTGCCGTTTAGCTTCGACACGCTCGTCGATAACGCTCGCACGCTGGCCAAGAGCGAATACCAGACCCCGGAGATCCCCGAGGAGGATCTCGTCCACGCCATCGACTACCTGCAGCACGGCCGCATCCGGTTCAAGCAGGAAGATGACCTCTGGCTGGGACCGAACAAGCAGTTCGCCGTTTCGTTCTTCCACGTCGGCCGCTTCTTCCGCGTCCCCGTGCGCATGAACGTGGTGGAAAAGGGGCAGGCGCGCGAGATGTTCGCCGGGCCAAACGCCTTTGAGATTCCATCCGATTCTCCCGCCGCCCAGATGAAGGGGCAGCGACGCATTGCGGGCTTCAAGATCCAGGAGGATAAGAACGGCAAGCTCGACTGGCGCTCGAACGACTGGCTCGCCTTTCTCGGCGTATCGTACTTCCGGAGCATCGGCGAGCTTTACCAGTACGGCCTTTCCGCCCGTGGTATCGCCGTCAACACGGCGAACCCGAATCCGCCCTTCAACGAGGAGTTCCCCATGTTCACCTCGTTCTGGTTTGAGTCGCCCACCGATCCCTCCACGTCGGTAACGATCTACGCCCTGATGGAAGGCCCCAGCGTGACCGGAGCATTCCGCTTCGACGTCTCCCGTCAAAAGGCCGTCATCATGAACGTGCAGGCGAAGATTTTCGTACGCAAGAGCATCGCCCGCCTCGGCCTCGCTCCCCTCACCTCGATGTTCTGGTATTCGGAAACCGCCCGCCTCCCGATCACGGACTGGCGGCCGGAGGTCCACGATTCCGACGGCCTCGCCATCGAGAAGAGCAATGGCGAATTCATCTGGCGTCCGCTCAACAATCCCCCGCGCCTCGCGATCTCCGCTTTCATCGACGAAAACCCGAAGGGCTTCGGCCTGCTCCAGCGCGACCGCAACTTCCACAACTACCTGGAAGACGGAGCCTACGAACGCCGACCGAGCCTGTGGGTCGACATCGATGGCAACTGGGGCAAGGGCGCCGTGCAGTTGCTGGAACTCCCGACCGATGCCGAGGACGAAGACAACATCGTCGCCTTCTGGGTGCCGGAACAACCCGCCGAACCCGGCGCGGAATTTGACCTCAAGTACCGCCTCACCTGGGCGGCCGAGGAGCCGAATCACCCCAACCTCGCCCGCTGCGTCGCGACCCGCCTCGTCCGCGAACCGCAAAAACGCTGGCCCGAGAATCAGCAGCGCTTCATCGTGGAGTTCCAAGGTGGTCCGCTGGCTGACCTAAAGGCAGGCGAGCTTCCGCAGGTCGACGTCTGGTCATCCAAGGGCAAGATCTTCGGCACATCGATCCTGCCGCTGCCCGCCGCCGGGAAGAACTGGTACCGCGTCCAGTTCACGCTGGAGGATTTCCCGAAGGATCAGCCCACGGAGCTGCGCCTGACCCTGCAAAAGGACGGCAAGCAAATCTCCGAGACCTGGCTCTATCAGTTCTTCCCCGAGTTCGTCGGGAGCAAGTAG
- the atpB gene encoding F0F1 ATP synthase subunit A: MLLNLIIASSLTLNAPNFSESELGVGYFEWLTNSILATFLVVAAIVFWARQATRNMQIVPGPTQNLFEAVVEFLYDMLEGIVGKHMVGRVFSLLASLFIFILIANWFGLLPGVGSIGWGHAAQSGHGFDITVPLLRPTTADLNMTLGMATVFMFFWIYWTLSEVGLKNFLAHIFGVKGGLKGIAALLLAPIFFFVGIIEVISILFRPVSLSLRLYGNVFAGENLLTSMINLGRDLGLPDLVSMCMSVLVPIPFYFLELLVGVLQALVFTLLCAVYIQLSTTHDEEEEH, from the coding sequence ATGCTATTGAATTTGATCATCGCCTCCTCGCTAACGCTGAATGCTCCGAACTTCAGCGAGTCCGAACTCGGCGTCGGATATTTTGAGTGGCTGACCAACTCCATCCTCGCCACGTTCCTTGTTGTCGCGGCGATCGTTTTTTGGGCCCGGCAGGCGACTCGCAACATGCAGATCGTTCCCGGTCCGACTCAGAATCTCTTCGAGGCAGTGGTTGAGTTTCTTTACGACATGCTCGAGGGCATCGTTGGCAAGCACATGGTCGGTCGCGTCTTCAGCCTGCTGGCGAGTCTCTTTATCTTTATTCTCATTGCCAACTGGTTTGGTCTGCTGCCGGGTGTGGGATCGATCGGCTGGGGGCATGCAGCCCAGAGTGGGCATGGGTTTGACATCACGGTCCCACTATTGCGCCCGACGACGGCGGATCTGAATATGACTCTGGGCATGGCCACTGTGTTCATGTTCTTTTGGATCTACTGGACCCTGTCCGAGGTCGGATTGAAAAACTTTCTGGCTCACATCTTTGGGGTCAAGGGCGGTCTCAAGGGTATCGCGGCTCTCTTGCTCGCGCCCATTTTCTTCTTTGTCGGTATCATTGAGGTGATCTCGATCCTCTTCCGTCCGGTTTCTTTGTCCCTGCGACTCTATGGCAACGTCTTTGCAGGTGAGAACCTCCTGACCTCGATGATTAATCTCGGTCGCGATCTCGGGCTGCCCGACCTGGTTTCCATGTGCATGAGTGTTCTCGTGCCGATTCCTTTCTATTTCCTCGAGTTGCTCGTCGGTGTTCTTCAGGCGCTGGTGTTCACGCTGCTTTGTGCGGTTTATATCCAGCTCTCCACCACCCACGACGAAGAAGAGGAACACTAA
- the gloA2 gene encoding SMU1112c/YaeR family gloxylase I-like metalloprotein: MFAGTHHVAVICSDYPRSKRFYTEVLGFKIVAETYREERRSYKLDLAIPGGVQIELFSFPDTPARPSRPEACGLRHLAFASDDFDADVARLLAAGIAVEPVRIDPVTGRKYTFFQDPDGLPLEICEGFPVQAA; the protein is encoded by the coding sequence ATGTTTGCCGGAACTCATCACGTGGCCGTGATCTGCTCGGACTATCCACGTTCAAAGAGATTTTACACGGAAGTCCTTGGCTTCAAAATTGTTGCAGAAACATATCGCGAGGAGAGACGCTCGTATAAACTCGATCTTGCAATTCCGGGAGGCGTGCAGATCGAACTGTTTTCGTTTCCGGATACTCCGGCTAGACCGAGCAGGCCGGAGGCTTGCGGTTTGCGTCATCTGGCTTTTGCTTCCGATGATTTCGATGCGGATGTCGCCCGTTTATTGGCGGCGGGCATCGCGGTGGAGCCCGTGCGGATCGACCCGGTTACCGGGCGGAAGTACACATTTTTCCAAGACCCCGACGGGTTACCCCTGGAAATCTGCGAGGGCTTTCCGGTTCAGGCCGCGTAG
- a CDS encoding site-2 protease family protein translates to MKWSFRIASVAGIEVRIHVTFLLILGVFALLFANDGGLEAAVFGTLFFLALFFCVVLHEFGHAFAARAYGIRTPDITLYPIGGVARLERMPTSPWHEFVIALAGPAVNVAIAGVLWLGVVRGYSIKDLLSPHLDGDFWSALLRINIVLVMFNMIPAFPMDGGRVVRALLATRLPYAMATLIAARIGQAIAIAFVVASFTDFEFASPMLLVIGMFVFMGAQQELNFARLRQSAQSVRVADAMLGRFEVLPDDLRVGELASRLLISNQEVFIFADDDMLYRGLALREELVQGVRQLPEGAFAQSLSRNVSPVRANASMHEVLEVMQKSQEPFLPVINGAGQVVGLVGIDQMQELVRLAKRH, encoded by the coding sequence GTGAAGTGGTCATTTCGCATAGCCAGCGTGGCGGGGATCGAGGTGAGGATTCATGTCACCTTTTTGCTGATCCTTGGCGTATTTGCGTTGCTCTTTGCCAATGATGGCGGTCTGGAGGCGGCTGTCTTTGGTACGCTCTTTTTTCTAGCGCTGTTTTTTTGCGTCGTCCTTCATGAGTTTGGCCATGCCTTTGCGGCCCGGGCCTATGGCATTCGTACTCCCGACATTACGCTCTATCCGATCGGCGGCGTTGCGCGGCTGGAGCGGATGCCGACCTCGCCGTGGCATGAGTTCGTGATTGCCCTGGCTGGTCCTGCGGTGAATGTAGCCATCGCAGGCGTTCTCTGGCTGGGAGTGGTGCGGGGTTACTCGATCAAAGATCTCCTTTCTCCTCACCTGGACGGGGATTTCTGGTCAGCCCTATTGCGAATCAACATCGTGCTCGTGATGTTCAACATGATCCCGGCTTTCCCGATGGATGGCGGGCGTGTGGTTCGTGCGCTCCTTGCCACGCGTCTTCCCTACGCGATGGCAACCCTGATCGCAGCCCGTATCGGTCAGGCCATCGCCATCGCTTTTGTGGTCGCTTCGTTCACGGACTTTGAGTTTGCATCCCCGATGCTCCTCGTCATCGGCATGTTTGTCTTCATGGGCGCTCAGCAGGAGCTCAACTTTGCCCGGTTAAGGCAATCGGCCCAGTCGGTGCGGGTGGCGGATGCGATGCTGGGTCGGTTTGAGGTGCTGCCGGACGATCTCAGGGTGGGGGAACTGGCGTCGCGGCTGCTCATCAGCAATCAGGAGGTTTTTATTTTTGCTGATGACGACATGCTCTACCGTGGCCTCGCTCTGCGCGAAGAGCTTGTCCAGGGCGTGCGCCAGCTTCCTGAGGGCGCATTTGCGCAATCGCTCAGTCGCAATGTGAGTCCGGTTCGGGCAAATGCCTCCATGCATGAGGTGCTCGAGGTGATGCAAAAGTCTCAGGAACCCTTTCTTCCGGTGATCAACGGCGCGGGGCAGGTGGTCGGGCTGGTCGGTATAGACCAGATGCAAGAGTTGGTCCGACTTGCTAAACGTCATTAA
- the serA gene encoding phosphoglycerate dehydrogenase, which translates to MEIPKVLVADPVSQRGVDELAAGGALEVVVKTGLPEAEIIKIIPEFSALVVRSQTKVTANVLEAASKLKVIGRAGVGVDNVNVDAATKRGVIVMNTPGGNTISTAEHAFSLLVSIARSIPQADASVKAGKWDRKKYEGVELYNKSLGILGMGRIGSEIARRAIAFGMRVFAYDPYLSSSKARSLQVELVENVDDLLPHCDFITMHMPLTDETHHILDERRLGLCRKGVRIVNCARGGLIDEAALGVALQSGQVAAAALDVFEVEPPPADFALRSLPNIVFTPHLGASTAEAQENVGIEIAQAIRAALLEGEIRNAVNMPSIDAKTAAVVKPFLTLADKLGRFAAQLAPKRNDRIVITYGGKAVELPTEGVTRAALTGFLKTAGGEEVNSVNVRTMASTLGLLVEEVKSTEQTDFNEWLHVAVWSGDSKVSLGGTFFGAKNEPRIVRLNGRSIEAEPEGVILLLENNDVPGIVGKVGTILGKHKVNIASMSLSRDEAGGQALTVLNLDSAPASEVIQELLSHPEISAARIIQL; encoded by the coding sequence ATGGAAATTCCCAAAGTCCTGGTAGCCGACCCAGTTTCACAACGCGGCGTGGATGAACTCGCCGCCGGCGGCGCACTGGAGGTCGTCGTGAAGACGGGTCTCCCCGAGGCTGAAATCATCAAGATTATCCCGGAGTTCTCCGCCCTCGTGGTCCGCAGCCAGACGAAAGTCACGGCCAATGTTCTCGAAGCAGCTTCCAAGCTGAAAGTAATCGGTCGCGCCGGTGTCGGCGTCGACAACGTCAACGTGGACGCAGCCACCAAGCGCGGTGTGATCGTGATGAACACCCCCGGCGGCAACACCATCTCCACCGCCGAGCACGCCTTTTCCCTCCTCGTCAGCATCGCCCGCAGCATCCCGCAGGCCGACGCCAGCGTGAAAGCCGGCAAGTGGGACCGCAAGAAGTACGAAGGCGTGGAGCTGTATAACAAGAGCCTCGGCATCCTCGGCATGGGCCGCATCGGCAGCGAGATCGCCCGCCGCGCCATCGCCTTCGGCATGCGCGTGTTTGCCTACGATCCTTATCTCTCTTCCAGCAAGGCCCGCAGCCTTCAGGTCGAACTCGTCGAGAATGTCGACGACCTGCTCCCCCATTGCGATTTCATCACGATGCACATGCCTCTCACCGACGAGACGCATCACATCCTCGACGAGCGCCGTCTCGGCCTCTGCCGCAAGGGCGTCCGCATCGTCAACTGCGCCCGTGGCGGTCTCATCGATGAGGCGGCTCTCGGCGTGGCTCTCCAGTCTGGCCAGGTCGCCGCTGCCGCCCTCGACGTCTTCGAGGTTGAGCCGCCTCCGGCCGACTTTGCCCTGCGCAGCCTCCCGAACATCGTTTTCACCCCGCACCTCGGCGCCAGCACGGCGGAAGCCCAGGAAAACGTCGGCATCGAAATCGCCCAGGCTATTCGCGCCGCCCTCCTCGAAGGCGAAATCCGCAATGCGGTGAACATGCCCAGCATCGACGCCAAGACGGCGGCGGTCGTGAAGCCCTTCCTCACCCTCGCCGACAAGCTCGGTCGCTTTGCCGCGCAGCTCGCGCCGAAGCGCAATGACCGCATCGTCATCACCTACGGCGGCAAAGCCGTGGAACTCCCGACGGAAGGCGTCACCCGCGCCGCCCTCACCGGCTTCCTCAAGACCGCCGGCGGAGAAGAGGTCAACAGCGTCAACGTCCGCACCATGGCTTCCACCCTCGGCCTCCTCGTCGAGGAAGTGAAGTCCACGGAGCAGACGGATTTCAACGAATGGCTGCATGTGGCTGTGTGGAGCGGCGACTCGAAGGTCTCGCTTGGCGGCACCTTCTTCGGCGCGAAGAACGAGCCCCGCATCGTGCGTCTCAATGGCCGCTCGATCGAGGCCGAGCCGGAAGGCGTGATCCTGCTGCTCGAAAACAACGACGTCCCCGGCATCGTGGGCAAGGTCGGCACCATCCTCGGCAAGCACAAGGTCAACATCGCCTCCATGTCGCTCTCCCGCGATGAGGCGGGCGGCCAGGCGCTCACCGTGCTGAACCTCGACAGCGCACCGGCCTCGGAAGTGATTCAGGAACTTCTTTCCCATCCTGAAATCTCTGCGGCACGTATCATACAATTGTGA
- a CDS encoding ArsR/SmtB family transcription factor has product MPDTLSQTFSALADPTRRAMLAHLSRGEASISDLGKPFRKRMSLPAITKHVKVLERAGLITKARRAQQRPCKINPEALKDVANWMEQYRQYWEESFDRLDAYLKTVTANTNEPKTGDTDEHSN; this is encoded by the coding sequence ATGCCAGACACCCTCAGTCAGACCTTTTCCGCGCTGGCCGATCCCACCCGTCGCGCCATGCTCGCCCACCTTTCCCGGGGTGAAGCCAGCATCTCGGACCTCGGAAAGCCCTTCCGGAAACGGATGAGTCTTCCGGCCATTACCAAGCACGTCAAAGTCCTCGAGCGCGCCGGATTGATCACCAAGGCCCGCCGCGCCCAGCAGCGTCCCTGCAAGATTAACCCGGAAGCGCTGAAGGACGTGGCGAACTGGATGGAGCAGTATCGGCAATACTGGGAGGAGAGTTTTGACCGGCTGGATGCCTACCTGAAAACCGTAACCGCCAACACCAACGAACCGAAAACAGGAGACACCGATGAGCACAGCAACTAA
- a CDS encoding DUF5069 domain-containing protein → MKTYDLSKEPPRSPRVRLRDYAILARAIDKCRAHLAGTEGEYHFNCPLDQELFSFKGIDPEDFKLTVSSNDTDDPIALWVDQAGIHRTPHEIADWSNDLEEYNPSLDADRKEWFEGECRKLGLDPATTTLFDYLEADDTASFK, encoded by the coding sequence ATGAAAACCTACGACCTCTCCAAGGAGCCCCCACGCAGCCCTCGCGTTCGTCTTCGCGACTACGCCATTCTGGCTCGTGCCATCGACAAATGCCGTGCGCATCTGGCGGGCACGGAAGGCGAGTATCATTTCAACTGCCCGCTGGATCAGGAGCTCTTTTCCTTCAAGGGCATCGATCCGGAAGATTTCAAGCTGACGGTTTCCTCCAACGACACGGATGATCCGATCGCGCTCTGGGTCGACCAGGCTGGCATCCATCGCACTCCGCACGAAATTGCCGACTGGAGCAATGACCTAGAAGAATACAATCCCTCCCTTGACGCCGATAGAAAGGAATGGTTTGAGGGTGAATGCAGGAAGCTGGGACTCGATCCCGCAACAACGACTCTTTTTGATTATCTCGAAGCTGACGACACCGCGTCGTTCAAATAA
- a CDS encoding SRPBCC family protein, whose translation MSTATNANELKITRVYDAPVRAVWEAWTDPAQVAQWWGPRGFTITTHSKDLRPGGHWSYTMHGPDGTDYENKTLYYEVEECARLVYDHGGNDDRPPLFRVTVLFSESDGKTTMDMTMTLPSPEAAAETAKFIKKAGGNGTWDRLAEYIDKTQSGRESFFITRSFRAPIDVLFAMWTEPGHFSQWLAPAGFTMEFHDADIRPGGSTFYSMTNGQLTMYGRAEYQEIEKPSRIVYTQQFCDEQGNVSRHPLAPVWPETMRTEVLFTSEGPNETRVTVRWEPCGEVKPEEIEVFKQARGGMTQGWTGSFDKLEAKIAGSQE comes from the coding sequence ATGAGCACAGCAACTAATGCCAACGAACTGAAGATCACCCGAGTCTACGATGCCCCCGTGCGTGCCGTGTGGGAGGCCTGGACCGACCCCGCGCAGGTTGCCCAATGGTGGGGACCGCGCGGCTTTACCATCACGACGCACAGCAAGGACCTCCGCCCCGGCGGCCACTGGAGCTACACGATGCACGGTCCGGACGGCACGGATTACGAGAACAAGACGCTTTATTACGAGGTCGAGGAATGCGCCAGACTGGTCTACGACCACGGTGGCAACGACGACCGCCCGCCACTTTTTCGGGTGACGGTTCTGTTTAGCGAGAGCGATGGAAAGACCACCATGGACATGACCATGACTCTCCCTTCCCCGGAAGCCGCCGCAGAGACCGCCAAATTCATCAAGAAGGCAGGCGGCAATGGAACGTGGGATCGTCTGGCCGAGTACATCGACAAAACGCAATCCGGTCGCGAGAGCTTCTTTATCACTCGCAGCTTCCGGGCGCCGATCGACGTCCTTTTCGCCATGTGGACGGAGCCCGGGCACTTTTCTCAGTGGCTGGCTCCAGCGGGCTTCACGATGGAGTTCCACGATGCCGACATCCGCCCGGGAGGCTCGACGTTCTATTCCATGACAAACGGCCAGCTCACCATGTACGGGCGGGCTGAGTACCAGGAAATCGAGAAACCGAGCCGGATCGTCTACACCCAGCAATTCTGCGACGAGCAGGGAAATGTCTCGCGCCATCCCCTCGCTCCGGTCTGGCCGGAGACCATGCGCACCGAGGTGCTCTTTACGTCCGAAGGACCGAACGAGACCCGCGTAACAGTGCGTTGGGAGCCGTGTGGGGAGGTAAAACCCGAGGAAATCGAGGTCTTCAAGCAGGCTCGAGGCGGCATGACCCAGGGCTGGACCGGCTCCTTCGACAAGCTCGAGGCCAAGATCGCAGGATCGCAAGAGTAA
- a CDS encoding YXWGXW repeat-containing protein yields the protein MKKSLLLSLGVALGLVGCTDQYGNFVPPDPIGQALFGRTSSPPPSYSSQQYYVTRDMPPQRYNQRRPPSPRRYADPVWVDGYWAWSRGDWVWVPGRWVERPRQNAYWMNSQYYTTPQGRVWNSGYWR from the coding sequence ATGAAAAAGTCCCTCCTGCTTTCCCTCGGCGTGGCTCTCGGCCTCGTCGGGTGCACAGACCAGTACGGCAATTTCGTTCCTCCCGATCCGATCGGACAAGCCTTGTTCGGGCGGACGAGTTCTCCGCCGCCGAGTTATTCTTCCCAGCAATACTACGTCACCCGTGACATGCCGCCGCAAAGGTATAACCAGCGTCGGCCTCCTTCTCCGCGCCGATACGCCGACCCGGTGTGGGTCGACGGCTACTGGGCGTGGAGCCGAGGCGACTGGGTCTGGGTGCCGGGACGCTGGGTCGAGCGGCCGCGGCAGAATGCGTATTGGATGAACAGCCAGTACTACACCACGCCGCAGGGTCGGGTGTGGAACTCCGGCTACTGGCGGTAA
- a CDS encoding L,D-transpeptidase, with amino-acid sequence MIISKLTTPRRSNNPGRGLLALASLLVSCSLVCAQPREVNAVPPDKGPPDSAERTTMTRLQIFLDRANFRPGKIDGLGGEFTQKALDRYNQVNGKPQGELPDLASVANAYREYVITEEDAKWVGPLAKSPAEQEKLKALPYSDLWELVAEKFHCSLNFLHELNPQPSDLKVGDTVKVPDAPEFAMADVVALEKQRRDEKKQKEQAAKDAAAASASPSASPDASATPTPVPSPTPTPAPPRYHLILLRPERLIEVYEGDKMVACVPCTPGSKDVPVPTGTWKVTSNILMPYYRWDKSVLESGKRSDNSFNLPPGPNNPVGIVWMGINRPSVGIHGTTSPDQIGRNESHGCIRTANWDAFLLSQMIEKGTQVEVR; translated from the coding sequence TTGATTATCTCGAAGCTGACGACACCGCGTCGTTCAAATAATCCAGGCCGGGGGCTTCTCGCCCTGGCATCACTTCTCGTCTCCTGCTCCCTCGTCTGTGCCCAGCCGAGGGAGGTCAACGCCGTACCGCCGGATAAAGGTCCGCCGGATTCCGCAGAGCGCACGACGATGACGCGTCTCCAGATCTTTCTGGATCGTGCGAACTTCCGTCCGGGCAAGATCGATGGCCTCGGCGGTGAGTTTACCCAAAAGGCGCTCGACCGGTACAACCAGGTCAACGGTAAGCCGCAGGGTGAACTCCCGGATCTCGCGAGCGTTGCGAATGCCTATCGCGAGTATGTCATTACCGAGGAGGACGCCAAATGGGTCGGTCCCCTGGCGAAATCTCCCGCCGAGCAGGAAAAGCTCAAGGCTCTGCCGTACTCAGATCTCTGGGAGTTGGTCGCGGAGAAGTTCCATTGCAGTCTGAATTTCCTTCACGAGCTGAACCCGCAGCCTTCGGATCTGAAGGTCGGCGACACGGTCAAGGTGCCGGATGCGCCCGAGTTTGCCATGGCGGATGTCGTGGCCTTGGAAAAGCAGCGCCGCGACGAGAAGAAGCAAAAGGAACAGGCCGCCAAAGATGCAGCTGCAGCTTCCGCTTCGCCGTCGGCCTCCCCGGATGCTTCGGCCACACCAACGCCCGTTCCGAGTCCGACTCCCACTCCGGCTCCGCCGCGTTATCACCTGATCCTCCTCCGCCCCGAACGGCTGATTGAGGTGTACGAAGGCGACAAGATGGTTGCCTGCGTCCCCTGCACTCCGGGTTCAAAAGACGTTCCGGTGCCGACCGGAACATGGAAGGTGACCTCCAATATCCTGATGCCCTACTACCGTTGGGACAAATCCGTCCTGGAAAGCGGCAAGCGCAGCGACAATTCCTTCAACCTGCCGCCGGGACCGAACAACCCGGTCGGCATCGTCTGGATGGGGATCAATCGCCCAAGCGTCGGCATCCATGGCACCACCTCGCCCGACCAGATTGGACGTAACGAAAGCCACGGCTGCATTCGCACCGCCAACTGGGATGCCTTCCTCTTGAGTCAAATGATCGAGAAAGGCACCCAGGTGGAGGTGCGTTGA
- a CDS encoding ATP synthase F0 subunit C, with translation MAGAGAGIGVGLVGAKAAEAVGRNPGAFGRVLTVAILGMALAEAIAIYALILAFGGR, from the coding sequence ATGGCGGGCGCTGGCGCCGGTATCGGCGTCGGTCTCGTCGGCGCGAAGGCGGCTGAAGCCGTCGGTCGCAATCCGGGAGCCTTCGGACGCGTGCTCACCGTGGCCATTCTCGGCATGGCGCTGGCGGAAGCCATCGCCATTTACGCCCTGATCCTGGCTTTCGGCGGTCGCTAA
- a CDS encoding glycerate kinase yields MLAHPLMRILLAPDKFKGSLSAAEVSESLQRGFLKVWPTATFDSAPIADGGEGTAEVFRHDFAGDEITAPAHDALGRPISAAYTWLPETRTAVIDMSSASGLWRIAESELSPASASTFGTGELMRDAIHRGAEKIIVGLGGSATNDGGAGMASALGWQFLDESGNPIVALPGKFREISEIRPPDTSIPEISGLCDVRNPLLGREGATAVYGPQKGVTGELQPLMEASLRHLADVCARTLGVDHREHPGAGAAGGLGFGLLTFAGGRLEPGFATIARMLKLGERVASADLVVTGEGRLDTQTAHGKGPAALAELARSQGKPILAFTGCLEDESEVFTACIPIADRPLTLDESRSRASQLLESAAARAARLIHISL; encoded by the coding sequence ATGCTCGCGCATCCCCTGATGCGCATCCTCCTGGCTCCTGATAAATTCAAAGGCTCTCTTTCTGCCGCCGAGGTGTCTGAGTCGCTTCAGAGAGGATTCCTCAAGGTCTGGCCAACCGCCACCTTCGACTCCGCTCCCATCGCCGATGGCGGCGAAGGAACCGCCGAGGTGTTTCGTCACGATTTCGCGGGCGACGAAATCACCGCGCCAGCCCACGATGCTCTCGGACGCCCGATTTCGGCCGCCTACACCTGGCTGCCCGAAACCCGCACCGCTGTGATCGACATGAGTTCAGCCTCCGGATTGTGGCGTATCGCAGAGAGCGAGTTGTCCCCGGCCAGCGCCTCGACGTTCGGCACAGGCGAGCTGATGCGTGACGCCATCCACCGGGGCGCGGAAAAGATCATCGTCGGACTCGGCGGCAGTGCGACAAACGACGGGGGGGCGGGTATGGCGAGCGCCCTGGGCTGGCAGTTCCTCGATGAGAGCGGCAACCCAATCGTGGCCCTTCCCGGGAAATTCCGGGAGATTTCCGAGATTCGCCCCCCCGACACATCTATTCCGGAAATTTCCGGGCTTTGCGACGTGCGTAATCCCTTGCTGGGACGCGAAGGCGCAACGGCTGTTTACGGCCCGCAAAAGGGGGTGACCGGGGAATTGCAGCCCCTCATGGAAGCTTCCTTGCGCCATCTCGCGGATGTTTGTGCGCGAACCCTCGGTGTCGACCATCGCGAGCATCCCGGCGCAGGCGCGGCAGGCGGGCTCGGATTCGGCCTGCTCACCTTTGCAGGCGGTCGGCTGGAACCCGGTTTCGCCACCATCGCCCGGATGCTGAAACTCGGCGAGCGTGTCGCTTCAGCCGATCTGGTCGTTACTGGCGAGGGTCGCCTCGATACCCAGACCGCCCATGGCAAAGGCCCAGCCGCCCTTGCCGAACTCGCCCGGAGCCAGGGGAAGCCCATCCTCGCCTTTACCGGTTGCCTCGAAGACGAGTCGGAGGTATTTACCGCATGCATTCCGATCGCCGACCGGCCATTGACGCTTGATGAAAGCCGGTCCCGTGCGTCACAACTACTGGAATCCGCGGCTGCCCGGGCAGCCCGCCTGATACACATTTCCCTATGA